Proteins encoded in a region of the Enoplosus armatus isolate fEnoArm2 chromosome 16, fEnoArm2.hap1, whole genome shotgun sequence genome:
- the ndufs6 gene encoding NADH dehydrogenase [ubiquinone] iron-sulfur protein 6, mitochondrial, whose amino-acid sequence MATAVARLLSFSKNAKVLASPLKLSAVPVHRYSLDVSSTGEAITHTGQVFDENDPRRARFVGRQKEVNKNFAIKLVAEEPVTDIEARVVSCDGGGGALGHPKVYINLDKDTKVGTCGYCGLQFKQKHHH is encoded by the exons ATGGCGACCGCAGTGGCTAGGCTTCTGTCCTTCAGTAAAAATGCTAAGGTTCTTGCTTCACCTTTGAAGCTGTCTGCTGTACCTGTTCATCGCTACAGCTTAGATGTTTCCAGTACTGGCGAGGCCATTACTCACACCGGCCAG GTGTTTGATGAAAATGATCCCAGGAGAGCCAGATTCGttggcagacagaaagag GTGAATAAGAATTTTGCCATCAAGTTGGTGGCAGAGGAGCCAGTGACTGACATTGAGGCCAGAGTGGTGTCCtgtgatggaggtggaggagcccTGGGCCACCCCAAAGTCTACATCAACCTG GATAAAGACACAAAGGTGGGAACATGTGGCTACTGTGGATTACAGTTCAAGCAGAAGCATcatcactga
- the irx4b gene encoding iroquois-class homeodomain protein IRX-4b: MAYSPLGYSYSTTPQFLMTSSSLAGCLEPGTPPSHTVLRSPGHQLTPGTGIGVYSGPYPKSQGYYNTCTSDGAALYPRGPLDPKDGAGSVHVGTSQTPAYYPYEYTFGQYPYDRYGYSCSDGASRRKNATRETTSTLKAWLQEHQKNPYPTKGEKIMLAIITRMTLTQVSTWFANARRRLKKENKVTWSPRACKSSDDRGCDDDSDEAEKPLKNNKDLPDQQCADLQSDLEDFDLLESDGSECEPKPQFLSEDNDPNPNTDLPHGHLSHNSDPLHGKERLSPDCPKLTTVQQQNSAFYPNPDLRSTDTKPKIWSIAHTAVSLDASLQPEYPPCMLASTGSSSPVYPSSMALTKVDRQQESPVATLREWVDGVFHGPPFQQAKPAEVWKGLNDAMMDSRTPGHSFELVRSASSL; this comes from the exons ATGGCTTACTCTCCGCTGGGATACTCCTACTCCACCACGCCGCAG TTTCTGATGACCTCCAGCTCTCTGGCCGGTTGTCTGGAGCCCGGAACGCCTCCGTCACACACGGTGCTGCGCTCCCCGGGCCACCAGCTCACTCCTGGCACCGGCATTGGAGTCTACAGCGGGCCTTACCCAAAGAGCCAAGGTTACTATAACACCTGCACCAGCGACGGCGCCGCTCTCTACCCCAGA GGGCCACTGGATCCCAAAGATGGAGCGGGATCCGTACATGTGGGGACATCTCAGACTCCTGCCTACTATCCCtatgaatacacatttggacAATATCCCTATGACAGATATGG GTACTCCTGCTCTGACGGTGCTTCCCGTCGTAAAAATGCCACCCGAGAGACCACCAGCACCCTGAAGGCTTGGCTGCAGGAACACCAGAAGAACCCCTACCCCACAAAGGGAGAGAAGATAATGCTTGCGATCATCACCAGGATGACGCTTACACAG gTGTCTACTTGGTTTGCGAATGCACGCAGGAGGCTGAAGAAGGAGAACAAAGTGACGTGGTCACCGCGGGCTTGTAAAAGCTCTGATGACCGGGGCTGTGACGATGACAGTGACGAAGCTGAGAAGccacttaaaaacaacaaagacctTCCTG ACCAACAGTGTGCAGACCTGCAGAGTGACCTTGAGGACTTCGACCTGCTGGAGTCAGATGGTTCTGAATGTGAACCAAAGCCACAGTTTCTTTCTGAGGACAATGACCCAAACCCAAACACAGACCTCCCACATGGGCATCTCTCACACAACTCAGACCCACTGCACGGAAAAGAGAGATTGTCCCCAGACTGCCCCAAACTCACAACGgtccaacaacaaaacagcGCCTTCTATCCTAATCCAGACCTTCGAAGTACAGACACCAAGCCGAAAATTTGGTCCATCGCTCACACTGCTGTGTCTTTGGATGCCAGCTTGCAGCCAGAATACCCTCCCTGCATGCTGGCGTCAACCGGGTCCTCCTCTCCTGTGTATCCATCGAGTATGGCGCTAACAAAGGTAGACAGGCAACAGGAATCACCAGTGGCCACGCTCAGAGAATGGGTGGATGGAGTTTTCCATGGTCCTCCTTTCCAACAGGCCAAACCAGCTGAGGTGTGGAAAGGCTTAAATGACGCCATGATGGACAGCAGAACACCCGGACATTCCTTTGAACTTGTTAGGTCTGCGTCATCTTTGTAG